A part of Tiliqua scincoides isolate rTilSci1 chromosome 13, rTilSci1.hap2, whole genome shotgun sequence genomic DNA contains:
- the CDR2 gene encoding cerebellar degeneration-related protein 2, translated as MLAGGLAEEFELREDEPWYDQQDLQQDLHLAAELGKTLLDRNTELETSLQQMYATNEEQLQEIEYLTKQVELLRQMNDQHAKVYEQLDVTARELEDANQRLVADSRSSQQRILSLTETIESLQTHIDDLQRQVEDLKSSGQGHVSHERSEQPRSVHSFPCLKELYDLRKYFVYDHIFAEKITSMDNQLSPLEEENQNLKKALTLLQAQLNLEKEKRVTLEEEYGLMLKENCDLEQRLVDVDLYRFRVEELEGEVTEMRQLFQSENTFVNGVEKLVPESFFISFKDCLERELSRSPLDGMAVAVPEPDKRALKRSSSESLLGSAAGGDLLKGHEETCIRQAEAVKQRGISLLNEVDAQYNALKVKYEELLKKCQIDEESLTHKAVQTSKQFSKDAGVGRGTQDTQAAESGTAVPNSTSLAPNTPPEYKLLFKEIFSCIKKTKQEIDEHRAKYKSLSSLP; from the exons ATCTCCATCTTGCTGCCGAACTTGGAAAGACACTTCTGGATCGGAACACAGAACTGGAGACGTCTTTGCAGCAGATGTATGCAACCAACGAAGAGCAGCTGCAGGAGATAGAG TATCTTACAAAGCAAGTGGAACTCCTGCGTCAGATGAACGACCAGCATGCCAAAGTCTATGAACAGCTTGATGTCACTGCCAGGGAGCTGGAAGATGCTAATCAGAGGCTGGTTGCTGACAGCCGTTCTTCCCAGCAGAGGATCCTAAG CCTGACTGAGACAATTGAAAGTCTTCAGACGCACATAGATGATCTCCAGAGACAAGTGGAGGACTTGAAGAGCTCTGGGCAAGGCCATGTCAGCCACGAGCGCTCCGAGCAGCCAAGATCCGTCCACAGCTTCCCTTGTCTGAAGGAGCTGTATGACCTTCGCAA GTATTTTGTGTATGACCACATTTTTGCAGAGAAGATTACTTCAATGGACAATCAGCTGAGTCCTCTGGAGGAAGAAAACCAGAATTTGAAGAAGGCCTTGACTCTCCTCCAAGCCCAGCTTAACTTGGAAAAAGAGAAGCGGGTGACCCTGGAGGAAGAGTATGGCCTCATGCTGAAGGAGAACTGCGACCTTGAGCAGAGGCTGGTGGATGTAGATCTCTATCGCTTCCGAGTGGAAGAGCTTGAGGGCGAAGTGACAGAAATGAGGCAGCTGTTTCAGTCTGAAAACACATTTGTGAATGGGGTGGAAAAGCTGGTCCCAGAGTCcttttttatttccttcaaaGACTGTTTAGAAAGAGAGCTAAGCCGGAGCCCTTTGGATGGCATGGCTGTTGCAGTCCCAGAACCTGACAAGCGAGCTCTTAAAAGGAGCAGCAGTGAGAGCCTCCTGGGCAGTGCAGCAGGTGGAGATCTGCTCAAGGGCCatgaagagacctgcatccgtcAGGCGGAAGCTGTGAAGCAAAGGGGCATCTCACTGCTCAATGAGGTTGATGCCCAGTACAACGCTCTGAAGGTCAAGTACGAGGAGCTCCTAAAGAAATGCCAAATTGACGAAGAGTCCCTGACACACAAGGCTGTGCAGACCTCAAAGCAGTTTTCCAAAGATGCTGGTGTGGGAAGGGGCACCCAGGACACGCAGGCTGCAGAATCTGGCACCGCCGTTCCCAACTCGACCAGCTTAGCTCCAAACACGCCGCCTGAATACAAGCTTCTCTTTAAGGAAATCTTTAGTTGCATCAAGAAAACCAAACAGGAAATAGACGAACACAGAGCAAAGTATAAATCGCTCTCCTCTCTGCCTTAA